The Miscanthus floridulus cultivar M001 chromosome 17, ASM1932011v1, whole genome shotgun sequence genome has a window encoding:
- the LOC136516429 gene encoding peroxidase 2-like — MAMMTSACQALVIMVIAAAALSMASGTALQYNFYSSSCPEAEEAVRNATQKIIYNDPTMGAAFVRLFFHDCFVRGCDASILLDQSNNNSQPEKLAIPLRGYAEVNTIKAAVEAVCPGVVSCADILAYAARDSAILSGGFAFAMPGGRRDGFVSNMNDIFGNLPAPNMQVQDLITSFDKKGLNPTDLVALSGAHSFGQTHCSFVTPRLYPTMDTTMNATFAQGLKAVCPSQGGGGTVLNNNRVTDPNKLSNQYYTNLATGQVMFTSDQTLTSSATTNKMVKDNAANPVTWMARFAGAMVKMGGIQVLTGSQGEIRRVCSATNSGN; from the exons ATGGCAATGATGACCTCAGCATGCCAGGCCTTAGTAATCATGGTGATCGCCGCAGCTGCGCTGAGCATGGCATCTGGTACGGCATTGCAGTACAACTTCTACAGCTCGTCATGCCCAGAAGCCGAGGAGGCGGTCCGCAATGCCACTCAGAAGATCATCTACAACGACCCCACCATGGGCGCCGCCTTTGTGCGCCTCTTCTTCCATGACTGTTTCGTCAGG GGTTGCGACGCTTCCATTCTGCTCGATCAGTCCAATAACAACTCACAGCCGGAGAAGTTAGCCATCCCGCTGCGCGGTTACGCCGAAGTGAACACGATCAAGGCGGCCGTGGAGGCCGTCTGCCCAGGCGTAGTCTCCTGCGCCGACATCCTCGCCTATGCGGCGCGTGACTCCGCCATCCTCTCCGGTGGCTTCGCCTTCGCCATGCCCGGCGGCCGGCGCGACGGATTCGTGTCCAACATGAACGACATTTTCGGAAACCTCCCTGCTCCGAACATGCAGGTCCAAGACCTCATCACGAGCTTCGACAAGAAGGGCCTCAACCCAACCGACCTGGTGGCGCTCTCCGGCGCGCACTCCTTCGGCCAAACGCACTGCTCCTTCGTCACGCCCCGGCTGTACCCCACCATGGACACGACCATGAACGCCACCTTCGCCCAAGGGCTCAAGGCAGTGTGCCCATCGCAAGGCGGGGGCGGCACCGTGCTGAACAACAACCGTGTGACGGACCCCAACAAGCTGAGCAACCAGTATTACACCAACTTGGCCACCGGGCAAGTGATGTTCACGTCGGACCAGACGTTAACGAGCAGCGCCACCACCAACAAGATGGTGAAGGACAATGCCGCCAACCCGGTCACATGGATGGCACGGTTCGCGGGGGCGATGGTGAAAATGGGAGGCATCCAGGTGCTCACCGGCAGCCAGGGTGAGATTAGGAGAGTCTGCAGCGCCACCAATAGCGGTAACTGA